A single region of the Austwickia chelonae genome encodes:
- a CDS encoding ATP-binding cassette domain-containing protein, which translates to MTMPAVHPADRHDVIRVRGAHGNNLRSVDLDLPKRRLTVFTGVSGSGKSSLVFGTIAAESQRMINETYSTFVQGFMPALTRPEVDRLEGLTTAIVVDQERLGANPRSTVGTVTDAHAVLRVLFSRIGDPHVGPASAFSFNTATVRGAGAITVEKGDRPTKEKRSYERLGGMCPRCEGTGLVTQIDVSALFDKTLSLSGGALTVPGYSMDGWYGRVFSGSGYFDMDKPLDEFTEQEMHDLLHREPTKIRVDGVNLTYEGLLPRLRKSMLSKDREAMQPHIRAFVDRAVVFEMCPDCAGTRLNERALSSRIEGKNIADLCAMQVSDLAEWIAVLEAPSVTPLLVSLRETLEAFVHIGLGYLSLDRATGSLSGGESQRTKMIRHLGSALTEVTYVFDEPTTGMHPHDITRMNELLLRLRDKGNTVLVVEHAQETIAIADHVVELGPGAGAAGGRVVFAGSIEELRTADTLTARHLDDRAQLKGSVRTPTGMLSVRGASRHNLQDVDVDIPLGVFTVVTGVAGSGKSSLIHGSVSPLEGVVAVDQSPIRGSRRSNPATYTGLLDPIRKAFAKANGVKPSLFSSNSEGACPSCKGAGVVYTDLAVMAGVSTVCEDCEGRRFDASVLELRLGELNIAEVLELPVSEATGFFAEGPARSPAAGAVLGRLGDVGLGYLRLGQPLTTLSGGERQRLKLAARMAEKGEVYVLDEPTTGLHPADVTHLLAMVDRLVDAGRTVIVIEHHEAVMAHADWLIDLGPGAGHDGGRVVFEGVPADLVGSASTLTGEHLAAAVGSRRDGWGR; encoded by the coding sequence ATGACGATGCCCGCTGTCCATCCTGCCGACCGCCATGACGTCATCCGAGTCCGGGGCGCACACGGGAACAACCTGCGCTCGGTGGACCTGGACCTGCCCAAACGTCGCCTCACCGTCTTCACCGGGGTCTCCGGCTCAGGAAAGAGCTCGCTGGTGTTCGGCACGATCGCCGCGGAATCGCAGCGCATGATCAACGAGACCTACAGCACCTTCGTGCAGGGGTTCATGCCTGCCCTGACCCGCCCGGAAGTCGACCGTCTCGAAGGGCTGACCACGGCGATCGTCGTCGATCAGGAACGCTTGGGCGCGAATCCGAGATCGACCGTCGGTACCGTCACCGACGCCCACGCCGTCCTACGTGTGCTGTTCAGCCGGATCGGCGACCCTCATGTCGGACCGGCGAGTGCTTTCTCGTTCAACACTGCGACGGTGCGCGGCGCCGGGGCGATCACCGTGGAGAAGGGTGATCGCCCGACGAAGGAGAAACGGTCGTACGAGCGGCTCGGGGGAATGTGTCCACGATGTGAAGGCACAGGCCTGGTCACTCAGATCGACGTGTCTGCCTTGTTCGACAAGACGCTTTCGCTCAGCGGCGGGGCGCTGACCGTCCCGGGGTATTCGATGGACGGCTGGTACGGGCGAGTCTTCAGCGGCAGTGGTTATTTCGACATGGACAAACCCTTGGACGAGTTCACCGAGCAGGAGATGCACGATCTGTTGCACCGTGAACCCACCAAGATCCGGGTGGACGGAGTCAACCTCACCTATGAGGGGCTACTCCCCCGGCTGCGTAAATCGATGCTGTCGAAGGACCGGGAGGCGATGCAACCACACATCCGAGCCTTCGTGGACCGGGCTGTCGTCTTCGAGATGTGCCCTGACTGTGCGGGAACCAGGCTGAACGAGCGGGCCTTGTCCTCACGGATCGAGGGAAAGAACATCGCCGACCTGTGCGCCATGCAGGTCAGTGATCTCGCCGAGTGGATAGCTGTGCTCGAGGCGCCTTCGGTGACACCGTTGTTGGTCTCCTTACGGGAGACCTTGGAAGCTTTCGTGCACATCGGGTTGGGATATCTGTCGCTGGATCGGGCGACAGGAAGTCTGTCCGGCGGAGAGTCGCAACGGACGAAGATGATCCGACACCTGGGGTCGGCGCTCACGGAGGTGACCTATGTCTTCGACGAGCCGACGACGGGGATGCACCCGCATGACATCACCCGGATGAACGAGCTGCTGCTGCGCCTGCGGGACAAGGGCAATACGGTACTGGTCGTCGAGCATGCGCAGGAGACGATCGCGATCGCAGACCATGTGGTCGAGCTGGGACCAGGTGCGGGAGCTGCGGGCGGCCGGGTCGTCTTCGCCGGGAGCATCGAGGAATTGCGAACCGCAGACACGTTGACGGCGCGACATCTGGACGACCGGGCTCAGCTGAAGGGCTCGGTGCGGACACCGACGGGGATGCTGTCGGTGCGGGGTGCTTCGCGGCACAATCTGCAGGATGTCGACGTGGACATCCCGCTGGGCGTGTTCACCGTCGTCACCGGGGTTGCCGGGTCGGGAAAGAGTTCATTGATCCACGGGTCGGTGTCTCCCCTGGAAGGCGTGGTCGCGGTGGATCAGTCACCGATCCGGGGTTCGCGACGCAGCAATCCGGCGACATACACCGGGCTGCTCGATCCGATCCGTAAGGCGTTCGCGAAGGCGAATGGCGTCAAGCCGTCGTTGTTCAGCTCGAATTCGGAAGGCGCCTGTCCGTCGTGCAAGGGCGCCGGGGTGGTGTACACCGACCTGGCGGTGATGGCCGGGGTGTCCACGGTCTGCGAGGACTGCGAGGGCCGCCGTTTCGATGCGTCGGTGCTCGAGCTTCGGCTGGGTGAGTTGAATATCGCCGAGGTCTTGGAACTGCCGGTGTCCGAAGCAACGGGTTTCTTCGCGGAAGGGCCGGCCCGCTCACCGGCTGCCGGCGCCGTGCTGGGGAGGCTGGGCGATGTCGGCCTGGGTTATCTGCGGCTCGGGCAGCCGTTGACCACGCTGTCCGGCGGGGAGCGACAACGGTTGAAATTGGCGGCGCGTATGGCGGAGAAGGGCGAGGTCTATGTCTTGGACGAGCCGACGACAGGCCTGCACCCGGCCGATGTGACGCACCTGCTGGCCATGGTGGACCGGCTGGTCGATGCGGGGCGCACCGTGATCGTGATCGAGCATCATGAAGCAGTGATGGCGCATGCTGATTGGTTGATCGACCTGGGGCCGGGTGCCGGTCATGACGGTGGACGCGTCGTCTTCGAAGGCGTTCCTGCCGATCTGGTGGGTTCGGCGTCGACATTGACCGGTGAACATCTGGCGGCAGCGGTCGGCTCTCGCCGTGATGGCTGGGGACGTTAA
- a CDS encoding ABC-F family ATP-binding cassette domain-containing protein codes for MPTSQPLSSCVWDGSPHGAAAHIRAESIHVTFGDRALLNGVSAGSRLAIVGDNGRGKTTLLHVLAGTLKPDSGVVRRLGSLALVKQGMAAEGGRTVGDLVAEATAPARAALSALDSASRALAAGQDAADAYSDALEAATALDAWDAERRVDIALAGLNACGDRDRVLSTLSVGQRYRVRLAVALGSHPDLLLLDEPTNHLDAAGLSFLTQQLQGHAGGMALVSHDRALLRDVATSFLDLDPTRDGLPRIYVGDYQGWVEGRQRERLAWEQDHAAQRAQHAELTRAAAEARSRLSQGGWKPDKGTGKHQRATRAAGVVQAFNRRVEDVERHEISVPEPPLRLSWPASSTRSDRAILNASMLTVEGRLSTPVSLDMSGGDRLLITGPNGTGKSTLLAVLAQRLMPSTGHLRVSPKARVSLLSQEVPRWDHDQPAHVAYETHLARIGRRGQAPSLGSLGLLEASAHHTRVGRMSQGQQRRLHLAMCLAEDPGLLLLDEPTNHLSSSLVDDTTTELLRTSCAVVVATHDRQMLIDLAHWPQLHLAPKDLR; via the coding sequence ATGCCCACTTCACAACCTTTGTCATCGTGCGTGTGGGACGGGTCGCCTCACGGGGCTGCCGCACACATCCGCGCTGAATCCATCCACGTCACCTTCGGGGACCGAGCGCTCCTCAACGGGGTGTCCGCCGGGTCACGCCTGGCGATCGTTGGTGATAACGGCCGGGGAAAGACCACCCTGCTGCACGTTCTGGCCGGCACCCTGAAGCCGGACTCGGGCGTGGTGCGTCGTCTAGGGTCCCTGGCCCTGGTCAAACAGGGCATGGCCGCCGAGGGTGGTCGCACGGTCGGCGACCTCGTCGCCGAGGCAACCGCCCCAGCCAGGGCGGCGCTATCTGCCCTGGACTCGGCGAGCCGTGCACTGGCGGCTGGTCAGGACGCCGCCGATGCCTACTCCGACGCGTTGGAAGCAGCCACTGCCCTCGACGCCTGGGATGCCGAGCGCCGGGTCGACATCGCCCTGGCGGGCCTTAACGCCTGCGGCGACCGCGACCGGGTCTTGTCGACGTTGTCGGTGGGCCAGCGGTACCGGGTGCGTCTGGCCGTCGCGCTCGGATCACACCCTGATCTCCTCCTGCTGGACGAGCCGACCAACCACCTGGACGCGGCAGGGCTGTCCTTCCTGACCCAGCAGCTGCAGGGCCATGCCGGTGGCATGGCCCTGGTCAGTCACGACCGGGCGCTCCTGCGTGACGTGGCCACGAGCTTCCTCGATCTCGACCCGACCCGGGACGGCTTGCCTCGGATCTACGTCGGTGACTACCAAGGCTGGGTCGAGGGTCGCCAGCGGGAGCGGCTCGCGTGGGAGCAGGATCACGCCGCCCAACGTGCCCAGCACGCAGAGCTGACGCGCGCCGCGGCCGAGGCACGTTCCCGCCTGTCGCAGGGCGGTTGGAAGCCGGACAAGGGCACAGGCAAGCATCAGCGGGCCACTCGGGCTGCGGGTGTGGTCCAGGCCTTCAACCGGCGGGTCGAAGACGTGGAACGTCATGAGATCAGCGTGCCTGAGCCGCCCCTGCGCCTGTCGTGGCCCGCATCGTCCACTCGCTCGGACCGGGCCATCCTGAACGCCTCCATGCTCACCGTCGAGGGTCGGCTGTCCACGCCGGTCTCCCTGGACATGAGCGGCGGTGACCGGTTGCTGATCACCGGGCCGAACGGCACCGGGAAGTCCACGTTACTGGCGGTTCTCGCCCAACGACTCATGCCAAGCACGGGACATCTGCGGGTGAGTCCGAAGGCGCGCGTCTCGCTGTTGTCGCAGGAGGTCCCTCGCTGGGACCACGACCAGCCCGCCCACGTCGCCTACGAAACGCACCTGGCGCGGATCGGCCGGCGCGGGCAGGCACCTTCTCTCGGTTCTCTCGGACTGCTCGAAGCCTCCGCTCACCACACCCGGGTGGGGCGCATGTCCCAGGGTCAGCAACGTCGGCTGCATCTGGCCATGTGCCTGGCCGAGGACCCTGGACTGCTGCTGCTGGACGAACCCACCAACCACCTGTCCTCGAGCCTCGTCGACGACACCACCACCGAGCTTCTTCGCACCTCCTGCGCCGTGGTCGTGGCCACGCACGACCGGCAGATGCTCATCGACCTGGCCCATTGGCCCCAGCTCCACCTCGCCCCGAAGGACCTTCGATGA
- a CDS encoding MFS transporter yields the protein MTIPAYRSLFAALTLAIFAQGAWALYLAMQTLVLGATPATLASVVAWSGIGLLAGSLPAGVAADRLPSRSILVGALTLNLTVATVTSTAAATGTVRFWMLGLSAFVIGASTAFFFPAYTALVPVLVAADDLMAVNGLEGATRPLVGQALAPAVVGAVIGATMPAAGGYLIASTLGIALVAALRLPPPTPAETQAGSSATSPVRDLIDGFGYVARTRWIRSSVLFAAFMGLAVTGPLEVLLPALMRSSHHNGPALYGAVLAALGAGGLAGSLIAGSWRTPTHFLPALIGAWALGCLPLSIPAVMGHRLGADLLRSPDRPRDGHLGHRLAGTRSPGDARPGRQPRLLHLRRLHAPVRRAHRAP from the coding sequence TTGACCATCCCTGCCTACCGCTCTCTCTTCGCAGCCTTGACACTGGCGATCTTCGCCCAAGGAGCGTGGGCCCTCTACCTGGCGATGCAGACCCTCGTCCTGGGTGCCACGCCGGCAACCTTGGCGAGCGTGGTCGCGTGGAGCGGAATCGGCCTGCTCGCCGGTTCCCTGCCTGCTGGAGTAGCCGCCGACCGGCTGCCCAGCAGATCGATCCTGGTGGGCGCGCTCACCCTGAACCTGACAGTGGCGACGGTGACCTCCACCGCCGCCGCCACCGGCACGGTCAGATTCTGGATGCTCGGACTGTCGGCCTTCGTCATCGGGGCCTCCACCGCGTTCTTCTTCCCCGCCTACACAGCCCTCGTGCCGGTGCTCGTCGCGGCCGACGACCTCATGGCCGTCAACGGACTCGAGGGCGCCACGCGTCCCCTGGTCGGCCAGGCCCTGGCTCCCGCCGTCGTCGGAGCCGTGATCGGCGCGACCATGCCCGCCGCCGGCGGATACCTCATCGCCAGCACGCTAGGCATCGCCCTCGTCGCCGCGCTGCGACTGCCCCCACCTACCCCGGCCGAGACGCAAGCAGGCAGCTCAGCCACCTCACCGGTCAGGGACCTGATCGACGGCTTCGGCTACGTCGCCCGCACTCGCTGGATCCGCTCCAGCGTCCTGTTCGCCGCCTTCATGGGTCTCGCCGTCACCGGGCCGCTGGAAGTACTCCTGCCCGCCCTCATGCGCTCCTCGCACCACAACGGCCCAGCACTCTACGGAGCCGTCCTCGCGGCCCTTGGTGCCGGTGGGCTGGCCGGGTCTCTGATCGCCGGGTCCTGGAGAACGCCGACACATTTCCTACCAGCCCTGATCGGCGCCTGGGCTCTCGGCTGCCTGCCCCTGTCCATCCCAGCGGTCATGGGTCATCGGCTCGGGGCTGATCTTCTACGGAGCCCTGATCGGCCTCGGGATGGTCATCTGGGGCACCGTCTTGCAGGAACACGTTCCCCTGGAGATGCTCGGCCGGGTCGCCAGCCTCGACTTCTTCATCTCCGTCGCCTTCATGCCCCTGTCCGTCGCGCTCACAGGGCTCCTTAG
- a CDS encoding TetR/AcrR family transcriptional regulator has protein sequence MARVDHQERRREIAEAVWRLLENGGVESASVRGVIAETGLSSGSIRFFFSTQAALHEFAMSSLTERVQERVRRAASEPDPEQRAVAMVSELMPLRDDTERELGVWLAFVAKARYDPALARIVGEQATAVREFLTTVLVDLAALGLGPSDTDIEAEVIRLNAIIDGITFELLTAPNLISREQATAALRSALLPEREQSHSEKEDRHGRGKS, from the coding sequence ATGGCACGGGTAGACCATCAGGAACGGCGACGTGAGATCGCTGAGGCGGTGTGGCGACTACTGGAAAACGGTGGAGTCGAGTCGGCCTCGGTGCGCGGTGTCATCGCCGAGACCGGGCTGTCATCGGGGTCCATCAGGTTCTTCTTCTCCACACAGGCCGCGCTGCACGAGTTCGCTATGTCCAGCCTCACTGAGCGGGTGCAGGAGCGCGTCCGCCGAGCGGCGTCCGAGCCAGACCCGGAGCAGCGAGCGGTGGCGATGGTCAGTGAGCTGATGCCGCTGCGTGATGACACCGAGCGAGAACTGGGCGTCTGGCTGGCATTCGTCGCCAAAGCTCGCTACGACCCGGCACTGGCGCGCATTGTCGGCGAGCAGGCCACAGCAGTCAGGGAGTTCCTGACCACTGTCCTGGTTGACCTGGCCGCCCTGGGGCTCGGACCGTCCGACACCGACATCGAAGCTGAAGTGATCCGTCTCAACGCCATCATCGATGGCATCACCTTCGAGCTCCTGACCGCACCGAATCTGATCAGCCGTGAACAGGCCACGGCTGCGCTGCGAAGCGCATTACTTCCCGAGCGCGAACAGTCCCACAGCGAGAAGGAAGACCGCCATGGCCGTGGCAAGAGCTAA